The sequence below is a genomic window from Armatimonadota bacterium.
CCGGCGCGTGAACTGGAGTTCATCTCGCGCTCGGTGAAGGAGCGGACCTACGAGCCGGGGGCCGTCATCGTCAAGCAGGGCGACCCGGGCATCGGCTTCTTCATGATCATCGACGGACGGGTCGAGGTCTCTCACGACTCGCACAAGATCCGCGAGATGGGACCGGGCGAGTTCTTCGGCGAGATGGCCCTGATGGAGGAGCGTGTCCGCACGGCCACGATCACAGCGAAGGAAGCGACGCGCTGCCTGCAGCTGGTCCGCTGGGATTTCCGGGCGCTGCTGAAGGAGAACCCCGAACTCGCCGTGCGCATGCTGGAAGTCGTCGTCCAGCGGCTGCGCGAACACCCACTCACCCACGAAGCGGACTGACCCCGCCCGGACGGCCCCGCCGGTGGCCTGACCGCGCCGACTGCCGGCGCCGGCGGCCGGGTACACCCTCGATGTGTTCACCTGCCCCACCGACGACCGGATCCTGACCCGGACCCGCGGCCCCCACGGGATCTCCTGGACCTGTCCGTCCTGCGGCGGTCGCGCGGTGGGGCTGGGCGTGGTGCGCAAGATTGTCGCGTCGGCCGTCGTGGATGATCTCTGGGTCGCGGCGAAGCACGGTCGGGGATCCCGGCGCCGACCGTGCCCGTCCTGCCGGGCGCCCATGGTCGAGGTCGGGACGACGGACGGCGGACCGAAGATCGACGCCTGTACGCGCTGCCACTTCCTGTGGTTCGACCCCTCGGAGTTCGAGACGCTCCCGGCTCCGCCGCCCCCGCGGCCCGAGCCGGAGCTGCCGCCGCAGGCGCGGGAGATCATGGCCTGGGCCGAGGCGCAGCGGATCGCCGCGCAGCATCGACCCGGAGGCGGCATCTCCGCGGACGCCCCCGGGGAGATGTGGAAGTACCTCCCGGCCCTCCTCGGCATGCCGGTGGAGTACGACAGCCCCGATCTCAGGCGGCTGCCGTGGATGACCTGGATCGTGGCGGCGCTGGCCATCGGGGTGAGCCTGGCCGGCTTTGCCCACATGGAAGACGCGATCCGCCACTACGCCCTCGTCCCCGCGGATCCGTGGCGTCACGGCGGCCTGACCCTTGCGACCTCGTTCCTCCTCCACGGCGGCCTCTTCCACCTGGTCTCGAATATGTACTTCTTGCTCGTCTTCGGCGACAACGTGGAGGACGTGCTGGGCAAGGGCGCCTACCTGGGATTGCTGGCCGCCGCGGCGTTGGCCGGGGATCTCCTGCACATCACCTTCGACCCGCGGCCCCAGGTCCCCGTGGTCGGCGCCAGCGGCGGCATCTCCGGGATCATCCTCTACTACGCGCTGAAGTTCCCGCGGGCGCGGCTGGGGATCCTGCTGCGGCTGTTCTTCCTCTACTTCCGATGGGTGTCGTTGCCCGCCTACGCCTATGTCGGGTTCTGGGTCCTGCTGCAGATCCTGGGAGCCTATCAGCAGCTGGCGGGAATCACCCACGTCTCCGCCCTGGCGCACCTGGGCGGCGCCTCGATCGGCGTCATCGCCTGGGTGCTCACCCGCTCCCGGTAGGCATTCAGTAGTCCCGCGAGAGCACGTGCCGGTTGCCGATGCGCACGTTGGTCAGGCCGGCGTCGCGGGCCGCGGCGGCCGCCTCCTCTGCGTGCCCTACCGAGGTGCAGGGGAGGTCGGGCATGTAGAAGTTCGGAGCAAAGCCCAACAGCGCGTAGGGAATGTCGCGGCAAAAGGAGGCGATGAAGCGGGCGATCCGCCCCACCTCCTCGGCATCCACATAGCCCGGTACCAGCAGCGTGCTGGCCGCCACCAGCGGCGGCTCGGGACGCCGGGCGACGCGGCCGGCGGCGCGCGCGAAGTTGGCCAGGGTCTGGCGGTTGGTGTGGCCGGTGAGCACGATGTGCAGGGTCTCGTCAAAGGCCTTCAGGTCGAACTTCACGGTGCCGCCGCTCTGCAGGGAGAGTTCCACCGCCCGGTCCATCAGTGCGGTGTTGGCTGTCCCGGACGTCTCCCAGCAGACGACCACACCCCGCCGGGCCAGCAGCGCGGCGGAGGCCAGGGCGTGGGGCATCTGGGACGCCGGGTCACCGCCGAAGTAGCAGACGCAGAACGTCTGGGCATTGGCCGCCGCCGCCAGCTCCTGGGCGCTCGTGGTCCGCCGCCGCAGCGCGGCGACTCCCGGCGCGGGATCGCCGCGAAGGGCCGCCACCTCCCTGGGGGAGGGGAGCAGGTCCCGGTAATGCCAGTTCTGGCAAAACAGACAGTTCAGGGTGCAGCTTCCGTAGAAGACGGCGAGGTTGTGCTCTCCCCGCTGTGTTCGTCCGGCGCAGGCCCACATGGCCACGCAGTTGGTGGGCAGGGGATCCCGGTACCAGTGCAGAAGGCCGCGCGACGGCACTCCCGCCAGGTGGACCAGCCGCCCCCCCTGCACGGTGCGCAGCCCGCAGTAGCCGGTATCTCCTTCCCCGAGCACGCAATCGTGCAGGCACAGGCCGCAGCGCACACCCCCCGGCGCCCGCGGCGGGACGCTCGGCATGCGGAAGGCGCGGCGCACCGCCGTATGCGACGCGGCCGCCACCTGCCGGGCTTCAGCGGGCCGCGCGCGGACGCAGGGGCCGCAGATGCCCAGGTGCGCGGCGATCAGAGGGGAGGAGCGACCGCACAGCGCACACCGCTGCTCCCCGGGACGGGAGAAGCGCTCACGGGTCCGGAGACGGGCCTCCATCTGTCCGCCCGCCGTTCTCCGCGCCCCCGACCGGTTGGGGAAGACCCGCCGGGACGACGCGGCGCCCGCGTACGCGCGCGACCAGGTCGTCCAGCAGCGTGTACACCACCGGGATGACGAACAGGGTCAGCACGGTGGAGGTGGTGAGACCGCCGAGGACGGCGATGCCGAGCGGGCGGCGCCACTCCGCCCCGCTGCTGCCGATGCCCAGGGCCACGGGCAGCCCGCCCATGATCGACACCAGCGCCGTCATGAGGATCGGGCGCAGCCGCGTCTGGCCGGCCTGCAGGATCGCCTCCCGCCGCGGCAGCCCCCGCTCGCGCAGCTGGGTGATGAACTCGATGAGCAGGATGGCGTTGTTCACGACAATCCCGGCCAGCATCATGATCCCGAGCAGTGACATCAGGTTGACCGTGGTGCGCGTGACCAGCAGCATGAAGAAGACACCGATCCCGGCCAGCGGAAGGCTGAACATGATGGCGAACGGGTTGAGCAGCGACTCGAACTGCGCGGCGATGGTCATGTAGACCAGCAGCGTCCCGAGGCCCAGGGCGAAGAACATATCGGTGAAGGTCTCCTGCTGGAATTGCGCCTCGCCGGCGAAGGCGATGCTGTATCCCGGCGGCACCGTGATCTCCTTCAGTTTGCCCTGGATCTCGGAGACCACGGCGCTCAGCGGGCGGCCCGCCAGCCCGGCCTCGACGGTGACGAGACGTTGCCGGTTCAGACGGTCGATGGTGATCGGCCCCCGGCGCAGCTCCATCCGCCCCACATCGCTCAGGTAGATCGGCGTCCCGTTCACCTGGCCGACGCGCAGGGCACCCAGTTCCTGCACGGCGTCGCGATCCTGGGCCCGGGCCTGCACGGTGATGTCGTACTCCGAACCGGCAATGCGGTACTTGGTTGTCGCCGTCCCGGAGATGTAGGTCCGCAGTTGACTGCCGATCTCCGCGGTGGTCAGGCCGAGTTCCGCCAGACGCACGCGGTCCAGCCCGATCTGCACCTCCGTCTTTCCCGGCTCGAGGTTGGTGTCCACGTTGCGGGTCCCGGAAGTGGAGGCGACGGCCTCGCGGACCTGCGCCCCCAGGCGGGCCAGTACCTGCGGATCGGGCCCCGTGATCTCGATCTGCACGGGGCTGGTGCCACCGGCGACGCCCTGCGAACCGATTTTGACCGTCGCGGCCGGAACATCACGAAGGCGAGCGCGAAGATCTTCCATGACCGCCCCCACGCCGCGCTGACGCGCGTCGCGGGGGATCAGCTTGACGAAGATCTGGGCGCGCTGACTGCCGCCCTCGGTGAATCCGAACCCGGTGTCGGAGGCGCCGACGAGGGTAAAGTAGGTGGAGACTTCCGGAGTGGCCCGCAGGGCGGCTTCCACGGCTTTCGCCGCGCGGTCGGTCTGGGCCAGGGAGCTGCCCGGCGGCATGCGGAGTTCGATCTGGAACTCGCCGTAGTCGCCCATGGGGAAGAACTCCTTGCCCACCAGGGGCGAGGCCACGATGGCCAGGGCGGCGACAAAGAGGGCCGCGGCGGTGAGCAGCACGCGTCCGCGGTGCTGCAGGGACCAGGACAGCGCCCCGCGATAGCGCTCGGCCAGCCAGCCATAGAAGCGGTCCCAGCGGGCGAACACCCGGGCCGTCCGCCCCGGCGGCGCGTCGGCCGTCGCGGGCCGCAGCCACCGTGCGGACAGCATGGGGGTGAGGGTGAAGCCCACGAGGATACTGAACAGGTTGGCAAAGACGACGGTCAGGCCGAACTGGCGGAAGAACTGGCCGACCAGCCCCCGCATGAAGGCGATGGGCAGGAAGACGGCCACGTTGGCCAGGTTGCTGGCCATGACCGCCAGCTCGATCTCCTTGGCCCCGCGCAGGGCGGCCTCGCGCGGATCGCTCCCCTCCTGGAGGTGGCGGCTGATGTTCTCGTTGACCACGATGGCGTTATCGATCATCAGCCCGATGGCGATGGCCAGACCCAGCAGGGAGAGCATGTTGAGCGAGAACCCGGCGAAGTACATGGGGATGTAGGTGGCGACGATCGCCGCCGGCAGGGCCAGGGCGATGATCAACGTGTTGCGCACGCTGTGCAGAAAGAGAAAGACCACGACCGTGGCCAGGAGGGAGCCCAGGATGAGGTTTCCCTGGACGTCGGCGACGGAGTCCCGGATGAACAGCGAGGCGTCCAGCGCCGCCTCGATGCTTACGCCGGGCGGCAGCGCGGCGCGCAGCTCCCGGATCGCCTCGTGCACGCCGTCGGCCACGGCCACCGTGTTGGCGTCGGACTGCTTCTGGATCGTGATCCCCACGCTGTCCTGACCGTTCAGCCGGGTGAGGCGGTCCGGTTCCTTGAGCGTATCGACGATGCGGGCCACATCGCGCAGAAGCACGGCGCCCCCCGGGCGCGGGATGCGGAGGTCTCCGATCTCCTCCACGCTGCGGAACTGCCCCATCACCCGGACCAGGAACTCCTCATCGCCCTGCCTGAGGCGGCCGCTGGGGATGTTCAGGTTCTCGGCGCGCAGGAGATTCTCGATCTGCAGCACGGAGATGCCCAGGGCCCGCAGCCGGTCCTGATCCACCTCGACCCGGATCTCCCGCACCCTCCCGCCGGAGACGTTCACCGCGGCCACGCCCGGCACGCGCTCCAGGCGGGGCTTGATGATGTTGTCGGCGATCTGCCGCAGTTCGTAGCCGGAGAGCCGGCCGCCCATGCCCAGAATCAGGATGGGCTGGCTGCTGAAGTCGAACTTCGCGACCGTGGGATCCTCGGCGTCCCGGGGCAGCAGGGGCCGGACGGTGTCCACCCGTTGGCGCACGTCGGCGGTGGCCGCATCGATGCCGGTGCCGAGCTGGAACTCGATGGCCACGATGGAGGCGCCTTCCTCGCTGGTGCTGTAGACGCGACGGACACCCGGCAGGGAACTGAGCTGTTCCTCCAGGGGTTTGCTGATCAGCGTCTCGACTTCTTCGGGGCCGGCGCCGGGATAGGCGGTGATGACCGTGACAAAGGGAAACTCGACGTTGCTCATCAGTTCCACCGGCATCCGGCTGTAGGAGATCCCGCCCAGGACCAGGAGGGCGAGGATCACCATCAACACGAACACCGGCCGCCGAACGGCCAGCGCGGAGAGCGACATCAGCGGTTCACCACCTTGACCGCCTGGCCGTTGGCCAGCGACTCCGGCCCCAGCGTGACCACGAGCTCGCCTTCGGCGACCCCGTAGAGGATCTGCACGATGTGATGGTGGCGCAACCCGAGCAGGACCTTGCGCACGCTGGCCCGGCCGTCCTTGACCACCACGACTTCCGGCTGTCCGTTCTGCCGGATCGCGCCGCTGGGGACCACGACCACGTTCTCCCTGCGCTCCACCAGCACCGAGACACGGGCCGACATGCCCGGGAGCAGGCGTCCCGATCCGTCGGCCAGCCGGATGCGGACCTTCGCCGCGCGCGTCAGGGGGTCGGCAGAGGGCTGGATCCGGCTGACGGTGCCGGGCAGCGTCAGGGAGGGATCCGCGTCAGGACGCACCGTCGCCGCCTGCCCCCTGCGCACCTGCGGCAGGTCGCGCTCCCCGACGCTGACCTCCACCTCCAGGTCGCGGTCGTCGTAGAGGACGGCCACCTTCATCCCCGGAGCGATGAACTCCCCGACGGTGACCGGTAGCTCGGCGATCCGCCCGGCAAAGGGCGCGCGGATGGTGGCGTTCTCCAGTTGCAGGCGGACCAGCCGCAGCCCGGCCTGAGCCGCGCCGTAGGCGGCCTCGGCCTGTTCCACCTGGGCCCGGGCCATGGCCACCTCCTCCTCCCGCGCGCCCGACCGCACGAGGCTGAGCTGTTGACGCGCGGAGTCCAGCTGGGCGCGCGCCACGTCACGCTGGAGGAGGACCGCGTCGAGCTGCTGCCGGCTGACCGCACCGGCGGCGAACAGCTGCTGCATCCGGGCCACCTCCGCCTCGGCGTTGCGGAGGGCCGCCTCGGCCTGCCGGACGGCGTTCTCCGCCTGGGCGCGTTCCTGCGACCGGGCGCCGGCCAGCAGCGCCGCCAGTCGGGACTGCGCCACCTCGCGCGCCGCGGCGGCCTGGCGGACATTCTCCTCGGCTTGGCGAACCTGTGCTGTGAGTTCCTCCGTCTCGAGCCTGGCGATCGGCTGCCCGGCGGCGACGCGGCTCCCCTCCTGGACGTACACGGCGGCGATCCGTCCCGCCATCTTGGGGGTCAGGTCCACCCGCCGGGCCGAGAGCACGGTCCCGGTGAGATCCAGGGTTTGTTCGATCGCCCCCCGCCGGGCCGGCACCGTCTCCACCGCCACGGTCTCCACCGGTGCCGGATTCTGCGCCCCGAGCTGGGGGGCGGCGCGCATGCGTTGCTGGGCGACCACTCCTCCCGCGACGAGGAGAACGGCGACGGCCAGGATGATGGTCCACTTCCGCATCAGCGTACCCCTTCACGTGTGTGTGCCGTGAACGTGCCCTCTCCCATCGCCAGCCGCAGGGTCTGCACGATCCGCGGCCAGTCGATCGGGACCCCGCTCAGGGCCTCCTGCAGGCTGAGGCCGTCGAAGGTCGAGACGACGATCGCGGCCAGCGCGTCGGTGTCGACATCCGGCCGCAGCTGCCCGACAGTCTGCGCTTCGCGCAGCAGCGCCGCGATGAACCTTCGCCACTCGTCGTAGCCGCGGGCGCACAGCGCGCTCAGCCGGTCGTCCTTGCTGGCCTGCGCCCATACCTCCAGGAGCAGACGGGGGGAGAAACCGGGCGAGGCCTGCTTCGCAGCGAGATCGGCGGTGAACTGTGTCGCGATCCTGTCAATCTTCTCCAGGGGCGTGGTGGCCGTGGCCGCCGCGGCCTTCGCCCGTTCCAGGGAGTGCGCGACGCTGTGGCCCACAACGGCGGCAAGGATCTCGTCCTTGGACTTGAAGTACGTGTACACGCCGCCCTTGCTCAGCCCCGCTTCGTCGCAGATATCCTGGATGGTGGTCCGGTGCACTCCGGCCCGCGCGAAGCAGATCGCCGCGGCGTGAAGAATCCGCCTCCGCTGGCCCTGCTCGTGAGCGGTCGTCACCCTCGGGCTCATGTGCGCACTACTCCTATGGATCCGATCGACACAGACGGGCCTCCGCTTGCCGGCAAGGGGAATGAAAACCGGACGGTCGGTTTGACTCCCTCCTGGACGCTACACCCCGGGGGAGCCCGCTGTCAAGTCGGGCCGGTCGCGTGCACTCCGGAGGTGCCCGGCGGAGCCCCTCGGGCGCGTCGGAGCAGGAGCAAAAGCACGGCTCCGGTCCCCCAGGTGACGGCCAGGAAGATCGCCACCCAGCCCAACCCGGGGATGAAGGCCAGCACCCCCAGCAGCGCGGCCCCGACGACCGCCTCGAGCGCTGCGGCGTGTTGCTCTTGAAAACCGCCCAGGATCCGGTCCCCCAGCAGCCGCGAAACGCCGGCGAAGCCGGCCAGGGCCAGCAGCATCACGGCGAAGGGCAGGAAGGCGATCAGGGGGATGCCCACGATGGAGACCGCCAGCAGCACGGCCAGGGGCGGGAGCAGGATCCACAGCAGGATCCCGGCGAGGATCGCTTCGCCCGGCGAATAGTGCACGGCGTCCGCGATGCGGCGGGTGGGCCCGGGAAACAGCGCGGCCACCGCGGCGGCCAGGACGATGAATGCGACGAAGGTGAACGTCGCCGCCGCGCGTATCAGCCCCGGCCACCCCATCCACCAGTCGCGCCCCCAGACCCGGCCCTGGCGCGACGCCGGCGGGGGGCCATCCGGCGGCGGAACGCCGGAGGGCCGGATGCGTCCTCGCACGCGGGCGCCGGGCCGCATCTCCACGCGGCCGTTCGCCGACCAGACGTCGCCGCCGACCACGGCGCCCGGGGCCAGGGAGATGTCTCCGTTGAAGGTGCGTACGGATCCGGTGACCGTCCCGTTCACGGCGACGTCACCGTTCATCGTCATCGCGTCGCCGCGCAGCGTCCCGTCCACCTGGATCCGGCCGTTCAGGGTCAGGGCCGAACCGTCATGGACCGTGCCGGGCGGGATGACGATGTCGCCCGAGAGCCGCACGGTGACGCCCTGTGCCGCCAGGGGAGAAGCGGCCAGGAAAATAACGAGGACGGTCAGGAAGGTCCGCAACCGGGATCCCTCTCTGGCATGGAGCCGGCGAGATCTGCTCCGCCTACTGCCTACGCTCCCCGGGGACGGTCTCCTCCACCAGCCGCAGTTCGCGTCCTACCGTGGGAACGACGGAGGAGCAGTCCCGCCGGGCGCAGTAGGACACGTCCGCCTGGAGCCCCAGACGCACGATGTTCCGACCCGCCGCGGCCCGCAGGAACACGGCCAGCGTATCCGGCTCCGATCGATACAGCAGAAGGGCGGCCTCCGCCCCGTCGGTGAGGTCGAACGGACCGTGCTCCAGCAACCGGGAGGTGAGATAACCGGCGCAGTAGGCGTCGTCGAGGCCGAAGCCGCCTTCGCGACCGGCGCAGACCAGCGTTACATCCGACCCCGCGGCCCGGGCGAGGCGGAAGGCCTCGGCCGCCGCCGCCGCGCCGTTGCGCATGGCGCCGATGAGCACCGGTCCCAGGCCGGCGACGGCGCGGATCGCCGCCGTGCCGTTCGTCGTGACGAATATCACCGGTCGCCCTCGGATCTCCGCCGCAGCGAGTTCGACCGGAGAGTTGCCGTAGTCGAATCCCTCGGGAGCCAGCCCGCCCTCTTCGCCCGCCATCACCACCCGGGGGAGCTCGCCTTTCCGGGCGCGGGCCACCGCGACGCTGGGCGCGATGTACACCCCGTCGGCCCCGCGCTCCACCAGGGTCACGAGCGACGTGCTGGCCCGCAGGACGTCCACGACCACGCACACCTGAGGGCGGTCCACCGGCGCGGGGTCCAGCGCCCCCGTGAGGAGCAGCGAGGGGTGGAAGGCGACGTGCAGGCGCATGCCGCCCTGCCTACCCGTTGAACTGTCGATGGCGCCGGTCCCGCTCGATCGCCCAGCGCAGGCGCGATTCAATGACCGCCGCGGCCTCGGCGACGGACGTCCCCAGGAACGCCCCGTCCGCAGGGGTCACGATGAGCAGCGTGGTGCGCCCGCCCACGATTTCGTAAACCTGCCCCAGCCGAATCACGCCCACCTCGCCCGGATCGGGATCTCGGTCGAAGAACCGGTCCAGCGCCGCGGCCATCGCCGCGATGCGGGAGGGATCGGGCAGGCGGAGGATCACCGTGTCGTTGACGGCCAGCTCGGCGACCTGCCGTCCCCCCTCGGTGACCGTGCGGGTCGTCACCCGCAGGAAGTTGGCGGCGGGACGGCGCACCAGGGGGATGCCGCGCCGGCGCAGTTCGGCCTCGATGTACGCCACCCGTTCCTCCGTCTTCGGGTGGTCACGGAGGTCGCCCGGGTCCGCCCGCGGCCGGTAGCGCTCCTCGCGGAGCAGATGTTCCATCACCGTGAGGGCGGCCACCGGGGTGTACGGGGTCCTGGTCAGGTAGGCCAGCCCCAGGAGGTCCGCCTCCCGCTCCATCTCCCGGGTATAGCCGCTGAGCAGGCCGTAGCTCACCAGCTGCGCGCCCTGGGCGATCGCCGGGTCGCGCGTCAGCACGGCGACGACGATGGTCCAGAACGCGGCCTGGTTGCTGCGACGGATCATCGCCATCTGGTGGCGCCGGGCGGTGTGGGCGATCTCGTGGGCCAGCACCGCAGCCAGCTCGTGGTCGGACCGCACGAAGGCCAGCATGCTGCTGGTGACGTAGACGAAACCGCCGGGCAGCGCCACGGCGTTGGGCTCCTTCCACTCGATGACGTTGAACGTCCAGGGGAGGGCGGGACGATCGGAGATCTCCGCGACGAGCCGGCCGATGCGCCGGACCCGTTCGACGACGTCCCGGTCGGCGAGGAGGCGGTACTGCGCCTCCAGCTGCTGGGCGTAGGTCCGGCCGATGCGGATCTCCGCCTCGTCCGCGGACGCCGCCGGCAGGGGCGTCGGAAGGAGAAGGACTGACAGGAGAACGAGCAGGAGCGCGGTCCGCAGCGAACGCATGGCCAGCGCCGCAGAGGACCGGCTCTTCAGCGCCGGGCGGATCCCGCCGGCGGGCATGTCGGTTTCGCCCGGCCCATGCTCTTCAGCCACCGGAGCACCCCAGGCGAAACACCTTCCGCGCGTTCTCGGTGGTGACCCCGGCGATCTCCTCGGCGGTCACCCCGCGCAGCGCGGCCAGGCGCGCGGCAATGGGCACGAGGTAGGCCGGCTCGTTGCGCCGGCCGCGGAAGGGTTCCGGCGTCAACACCGGTGCATCGGTCTCGAGCAGCAGGGCCTCGGCGGGAACGCACCGGGCCACCTCCAGGACCTGACGGGCGTTCCGGTACGTCACGGGACCCCCGAGGGAGATGACGTATCCGGCCTGGACACACCGGCGGGCGAACTCCGTCGATCCCGAGAAGGCGTGCAGGACCGCCCGCACGGATTTCCACTCTCCTAGTATATCCAGGACATCCCCAAACGCCTCCCGGCAGTGAACGACCGCGGGGAGACTCAGCTCGGCGGCCAGACGCAGGTGCCGGCGGAAGGCGCGACGCTGGATCTCCCGATCGGGACCGCGGACATAGTCCAGGCCCGTCTCCCCGACGGCGACCACCTTCGGGTGCGCGGCCAATCTCCGGAGTTCGTCCATCGTCTCCGCGGTAACCTGCTCCGCCTCCTGCGGGTGGACGGCCACCGCGGCATAGACGTCCGGGTGCCGGTCGGCCAGCGAGACGGCGGCTGCGGACGAGGGGACGTCGGAGCCCACCGTGACCATCCCGACCACGCCGGCGGCCCGGGCCCGGGCCAGCACCTGCTCGCGGTCCGGGTCGAAGGCCCGATCTTCGAGATGCAGGTGGGAGTCGAAGAGCTCCATCTCCGGGGAGGTACCGGGCCTCAGGTGATCTTCGCGCCCTTGGGGGCGTTCTTTTCCACCGTCAGCAGCGCCACCTGACCGTCCCACTCCGCGGCCAGCAGCATCCCGTGGGAGTCGACCCCGCGCACCCGCCGCGGGGCCAGGTTGGCCAGGACGATGATGCGCTTGCCGACCAGTTCCTCCGGGGTGTACTGGGGGATGAGCCCGGTGATGATGGTGCGCACCTCGGTTCCCAGGTCGATCCTAGCTTCGATCAGCTTGTCGGTGTTGGGCACCCGCTTCGCCTCGAGGACCTCGGCGACACGGATGTCCAGTCTGCGGAACTCTTCGATGGTGATGGTCTCTCCCACAGGCTCCTCCTCCGCCGGCTCCGTTTTCGGGGGCGTCGCCGGCCCAGGACCAGTCTGCGCCTCTCCGGCCTCCCGCACCTCGACCCGGTACTTCTCGATCCTGGGGAAGACCGGAGCGCCGGGACGGACCCGGGTCCCCGGGGGCACCGTCCCCTCCCGGGCATCCTCCAGACGCTGGGCCTCCAGCGGCACGCCGATCCCCAGCTGGTCCCAGACGCGCCGGGTCGCCGCGGGCAGCCAGGGCGACAGGAGGATGGTGACCCCCCGGAGCACCTCGACAGTCTCGGCCAGGGCGGCGCCGGCCCGCCGGCGGTCCGTCCTGACCGTCCGCCAGGGCGCTTCCTCGTCCAGGAATTTGTTGGCCAGGGCCAGCAACCTCCAGATCTCGGCCAGCGCGCGGGTGAAGTCGAGACGCGAGAGGAGCGGATCCAGCGCATCGACCACCTCCGCCGCGGTCCGGCGCAGCGCCCCCGCCGTCCCGACCGCCGGCTCGGGCGGGGGAACCACGCCGCCGAAATGCCGTTCGATCTGCGGCAGCGTCCGGTTGAGCAGGTTCCCGTAATCGTTGGCCAGGTCGGCGTTGAAGCGGTGCACCAGCCCCGGCTTGTTGAAGTCCCCATCGGCGCCGAAGGGAATCTCCCGCAACAGAAAATAGCGGATGGCGTCCACGGCGATGTCCTGGTCTACACCGGCTTCCTGGGCGATCTCCCGGGCCAGGGCGGCCGGATCGATCACGTTGCCCAGTGACTTGCTGAACTTCTGCCCCCCGAAGGTGAGCCAGCCGTGGGCAAAGGTCTGCTGCGGGATCGGGATCCCGGCGGCGTGGAGCAGGATGGGCCAGTAGACGGCGTGGAACCGGACGATCTCCTTGCCCACCAGGTGGACGGTGGCCGGCCAGAAGCGGCGGAACCGTTCGCCGTCGGGATACCCCAGGGCCGAGATGTAATTGGTGAGGGCGTCGATCCAGACGTAGATGACGTGGCGGCGGTCGAAGGGCACGGGCACACCCCAGGTGAAGGTGGAGCGGCTGACGGAGAGATCGCGGAGTCCCGCACGCACGAAGGAGACGACTTCGTTCCGCCGCGCCTCGGGTTCGATCAACGCGGGATTCTCCTCCACGGCCCGCAGCCACCAGTCTTGGTACCT
It includes:
- a CDS encoding 2-phosphosulfolactate phosphatase, whose translation is MRLHVAFHPSLLLTGALDPAPVDRPQVCVVVDVLRASTSLVTLVERGADGVYIAPSVAVARARKGELPRVVMAGEEGGLAPEGFDYGNSPVELAAAEIRGRPVIFVTTNGTAAIRAVAGLGPVLIGAMRNGAAAAAEAFRLARAAGSDVTLVCAGREGGFGLDDAYCAGYLTSRLLEHGPFDLTDGAEAALLLYRSEPDTLAVFLRAAAGRNIVRLGLQADVSYCARRDCSSVVPTVGRELRLVEETVPGERRQ
- a CDS encoding M48 family metalloprotease, which codes for MAEEHGPGETDMPAGGIRPALKSRSSAALAMRSLRTALLLVLLSVLLLPTPLPAASADEAEIRIGRTYAQQLEAQYRLLADRDVVERVRRIGRLVAEISDRPALPWTFNVIEWKEPNAVALPGGFVYVTSSMLAFVRSDHELAAVLAHEIAHTARRHQMAMIRRSNQAAFWTIVVAVLTRDPAIAQGAQLVSYGLLSGYTREMEREADLLGLAYLTRTPYTPVAALTVMEHLLREERYRPRADPGDLRDHPKTEERVAYIEAELRRRGIPLVRRPAANFLRVTTRTVTEGGRQVAELAVNDTVILRLPDPSRIAAMAAALDRFFDRDPDPGEVGVIRLGQVYEIVGGRTTLLIVTPADGAFLGTSVAEAAAVIESRLRWAIERDRRHRQFNG
- a CDS encoding TatD family hydrolase; translation: MELFDSHLHLEDRAFDPDREQVLARARAAGVVGMVTVGSDVPSSAAAVSLADRHPDVYAAVAVHPQEAEQVTAETMDELRRLAAHPKVVAVGETGLDYVRGPDREIQRRAFRRHLRLAAELSLPAVVHCREAFGDVLDILGEWKSVRAVLHAFSGSTEFARRCVQAGYVISLGGPVTYRNARQVLEVARCVPAEALLLETDAPVLTPEPFRGRRNEPAYLVPIAARLAALRGVTAEEIAGVTTENARKVFRLGCSGG
- the metG gene encoding methionine--tRNA ligase, which translates into the protein MAGKTYYITTPIYYVNDVPHIGHAYTTIAADVAARFKRLAGYETFFLTGTDEHGINIERAARQHGVTPQAWCDRIAAEFRRLWEVLNIRYDDFIRTTEPRHERVAALLFQKLYDQGDIYPGRYEGWYCASCESFYLETELGPDRTCPVHTGRTTEWTSEESYLFRLSRYQDWWLRAVEENPALIEPEARRNEVVSFVRAGLRDLSVSRSTFTWGVPVPFDRRHVIYVWIDALTNYISALGYPDGERFRRFWPATVHLVGKEIVRFHAVYWPILLHAAGIPIPQQTFAHGWLTFGGQKFSKSLGNVIDPAALAREIAQEAGVDQDIAVDAIRYFLLREIPFGADGDFNKPGLVHRFNADLANDYGNLLNRTLPQIERHFGGVVPPPEPAVGTAGALRRTAAEVVDALDPLLSRLDFTRALAEIWRLLALANKFLDEEAPWRTVRTDRRRAGAALAETVEVLRGVTILLSPWLPAATRRVWDQLGIGVPLEAQRLEDAREGTVPPGTRVRPGAPVFPRIEKYRVEVREAGEAQTGPGPATPPKTEPAEEEPVGETITIEEFRRLDIRVAEVLEAKRVPNTDKLIEARIDLGTEVRTIITGLIPQYTPEELVGKRIIVLANLAPRRVRGVDSHGMLLAAEWDGQVALLTVEKNAPKGAKIT